In Monomorium pharaonis isolate MP-MQ-018 chromosome 3, ASM1337386v2, whole genome shotgun sequence, a genomic segment contains:
- the LOC105830609 gene encoding BTB/POZ domain-containing protein 6-B isoform X2: MSRIPLMASENGSEVTERQNMVMLEAGLPGDSWTYCVERERLARKLEWFRAMLTGPLAPPATDSPPLLRLEHIDKRAFDHFLRYLHDEPVNFISVSTARATLDAAHQYLCPGLARLAVSYLEEHLTPSTVLEIYQGLGLYANDLREGNPGLDRSPNSPSTPSPPGDDAGQIAAVCTNLLLKCLSVIDSNPAKVLQQEHFEELSAEEVAQLARRDTLNISSECILFSALDRWAAAECRRRGVEPLPTNKRAVLSDDVCFSVRYLLMNDREFVSGPMASGILTNEECVHIVSKILRHPDSSKNDSIRSSTAIHPSRLSSTPRIPYKRVDEDCMLRPGKKERQDNRKNRRRECASQGQRTCARIGNCLVQILACVFD; the protein is encoded by the exons ATGTCTCGAATCCCTCTTATGGCATCTGAAAATGGCTCGGAAGTCACAGAGCGTCAAAATATGGTGATGCTCGAG GCTGGATTACCCGGCGATTCGTGGACGTACTGCGTCGAGAGAGAACGACTGGCCAGAAAATTGGAATGGTTTCGGGCAATGCTTACGGGTCCGCTCGCACCGCCAGCGACAGATTCGCCGCCGTTGTTGCGACTGGAGCACATCGACAAGCGGGCGTTCGATCATTTTCTCAG ATATCTTCACGACGAGCCCGTCAATTTTATATCGGTATCGACGGCCAGGGCCACGCTCGACGCGGCACATCAGTACCTTTGTCCTGGGCTCGCGCGGCTCGCCGTGTCGTATCTCGAGGAGCACCTCACGCCGTCGACCGTGCTCGAGATTTACCAGGGCCTCGGACTCTACGCGAACGATCTGCGAGAGGGTAATCCCGGCCTTGATAGATCGCCGAATTCGCCGTCGACACCATCCCCGCCCGGGGACGACGCCGGTCAAATAG CTGCCGTGTGCACCAATCTTCTGCTCAAGTGCCTGTCTGTGATCGACTCGAATCCAGCTAAAGTGCTGCAACAGGAACATTTCGAGGAGCTCAGCGCCGAGGAGGTTGCGCAATTAGCACGCCGCGACACTCTGAATATCAGCAGCGAGTGCATCCTGTTCTCCGCGTTGGACAGGTGGGCCGCGGCCGAGTGTAGGAGACGGGGTGTCGAGCCCCTGCCGACCAACAAGAGAGCCGTACTCTCGGACGACGTTTGCTTCAGCGTGCGGTACCTTCTTATGAACGATCGGGAATTCGTCAGCGGCCCTATGGCGAGCGGTATCCTAACTAACGAGGAATGCGTCCATATTGTCTCTAAAATACTCAGGCATCCCGACAGTTCGAAAAATGATAGC ATTCGGAGTAGCACAGCCATTCATCCGTCCAGGTTGTCCAGTACACCTAGGATCCCATACAAACGCGTGGATGAGGACTGCATGTTGAGGCCTGGTAAAAAGGAGCGACAGGATAACCGGAAGAACAGAAGGAGAGAATGTGCCAGTCAAGGGCAGAGGACTTGCGCTAGAATAGGAAATTGTCTCGTACAAATCCTGGCTTGCGTGTTTGACTAA
- the LOC105830609 gene encoding uncharacterized protein LOC105830609 isoform X1: MEKLRAFVFREKCPKTRGDEFDRDLDARLLIGTNARARRSSRLPGNNSQVSRIQTEKWRGKSQELRSKIYSRILIPPLTTKTSHKDLTDMSRIPLMASENGSEVTERQNMVMLEAGLPGDSWTYCVERERLARKLEWFRAMLTGPLAPPATDSPPLLRLEHIDKRAFDHFLRYLHDEPVNFISVSTARATLDAAHQYLCPGLARLAVSYLEEHLTPSTVLEIYQGLGLYANDLREGNPGLDRSPNSPSTPSPPGDDAGQIAAVCTNLLLKCLSVIDSNPAKVLQQEHFEELSAEEVAQLARRDTLNISSECILFSALDRWAAAECRRRGVEPLPTNKRAVLSDDVCFSVRYLLMNDREFVSGPMASGILTNEECVHIVSKILRHPDSSKNDSIRSSTAIHPSRLSSTPRIPYKRVDEDCMLRPGKKERQDNRKNRRRECASQGQRTCARIGNCLVQILACVFD; this comes from the exons ATGGAGAAGCTACGTGCGTTTGTCTTCCGCGAGAAGTGCCCGAAGACGCGGGGCGACGAATTCGATCGCGACCTGGACGCGCGCTTGTTGATCGGCACCAATGCGAGAGCGAGGAGGAGCAGTCGTTTGCCAG gCAACAATTCACAAGTCTCTCGCATCCAGACTGAGAAGTGGCGGGGAAAGTCTCAAGAGCTGCGGAGCAAAATTTATTCCAGAATCCTGATCCCACCGTTGACCACAAAGACATCACATAAGGATCTGACGGATATGTCTCGAATCCCTCTTATGGCATCTGAAAATGGCTCGGAAGTCACAGAGCGTCAAAATATGGTGATGCTCGAG GCTGGATTACCCGGCGATTCGTGGACGTACTGCGTCGAGAGAGAACGACTGGCCAGAAAATTGGAATGGTTTCGGGCAATGCTTACGGGTCCGCTCGCACCGCCAGCGACAGATTCGCCGCCGTTGTTGCGACTGGAGCACATCGACAAGCGGGCGTTCGATCATTTTCTCAG ATATCTTCACGACGAGCCCGTCAATTTTATATCGGTATCGACGGCCAGGGCCACGCTCGACGCGGCACATCAGTACCTTTGTCCTGGGCTCGCGCGGCTCGCCGTGTCGTATCTCGAGGAGCACCTCACGCCGTCGACCGTGCTCGAGATTTACCAGGGCCTCGGACTCTACGCGAACGATCTGCGAGAGGGTAATCCCGGCCTTGATAGATCGCCGAATTCGCCGTCGACACCATCCCCGCCCGGGGACGACGCCGGTCAAATAG CTGCCGTGTGCACCAATCTTCTGCTCAAGTGCCTGTCTGTGATCGACTCGAATCCAGCTAAAGTGCTGCAACAGGAACATTTCGAGGAGCTCAGCGCCGAGGAGGTTGCGCAATTAGCACGCCGCGACACTCTGAATATCAGCAGCGAGTGCATCCTGTTCTCCGCGTTGGACAGGTGGGCCGCGGCCGAGTGTAGGAGACGGGGTGTCGAGCCCCTGCCGACCAACAAGAGAGCCGTACTCTCGGACGACGTTTGCTTCAGCGTGCGGTACCTTCTTATGAACGATCGGGAATTCGTCAGCGGCCCTATGGCGAGCGGTATCCTAACTAACGAGGAATGCGTCCATATTGTCTCTAAAATACTCAGGCATCCCGACAGTTCGAAAAATGATAGC ATTCGGAGTAGCACAGCCATTCATCCGTCCAGGTTGTCCAGTACACCTAGGATCCCATACAAACGCGTGGATGAGGACTGCATGTTGAGGCCTGGTAAAAAGGAGCGACAGGATAACCGGAAGAACAGAAGGAGAGAATGTGCCAGTCAAGGGCAGAGGACTTGCGCTAGAATAGGAAATTGTCTCGTACAAATCCTGGCTTGCGTGTTTGACTAA